From Myxococcales bacterium, a single genomic window includes:
- a CDS encoding TOMM precursor leader peptide-binding protein — translation MRELGELRLRFSLPFVVLSEAGRVRLVAGEDVRYLLEAPALDEWLPTLLSAMDGRRTTAELVATLSAAQRDEATQVLTRLLAERVLTPADAETAHEPQRRSLAIEGAGAVREELEGEAKAGEDPGAPALRVLCQSGLDYAALLAFNADCLRGGAPFLWVSTGAVARGFVSPLLLPDAGPCLACLLAGFRRLSPTPEIYDALVRHGSRGEPLPAADFPAPGVSILTQLVLWKAGLACEAMPSAALYSLHVLECATLEVSSHRLAADPECAACGDLR, via the coding sequence ATGCGCGAGCTCGGCGAGCTTCGCCTGCGCTTCAGCCTGCCCTTCGTCGTGTTGTCGGAGGCGGGCAGGGTCCGTTTGGTCGCAGGTGAAGACGTGCGTTATCTGCTCGAGGCTCCAGCGCTCGATGAATGGCTGCCCACGCTGCTCTCCGCCATGGATGGCCGCCGGACCACGGCGGAGCTCGTCGCGACGCTCTCGGCTGCCCAGCGCGACGAGGCCACGCAAGTACTCACCCGGCTATTGGCCGAGCGTGTGCTCACGCCGGCGGATGCCGAGACTGCCCACGAGCCTCAGCGGCGATCGCTCGCGATCGAGGGCGCGGGCGCGGTTCGGGAGGAGCTCGAAGGTGAGGCGAAGGCCGGCGAAGATCCGGGGGCGCCCGCGCTTCGAGTGCTGTGTCAGTCCGGGCTCGACTACGCCGCGTTGCTTGCGTTCAACGCCGACTGCCTGCGGGGTGGCGCACCGTTCCTGTGGGTGAGCACGGGCGCAGTTGCGCGCGGTTTCGTCAGCCCGTTGCTGTTGCCGGACGCGGGGCCTTGCCTGGCCTGCCTTTTGGCGGGGTTTCGCCGCCTGTCTCCGACACCGGAGATCTACGACGCGCTGGTCCGCCACGGATCTCGCGGGGAGCCCCTTCCCGCCGCTGACTTTCCGGCGCCCGGTGTCTCGATCTTGACCCAGCTCGTGTTGTGGAAGGCCGGCCTCGCGTGCGAGGCCATGCCGAGCGCAGCGCTGTACTCATTGCACGTGCTCGAGTGCGCCACACTCGAGGTGTCGTCGCATCGCCTCGCAGCCGATCCGGAGTGCGCGGCCTGCGGGGATCTTCGATGA
- a CDS encoding YcaO-like family protein, with the protein MTAERAWYESRYSGLFTAFGPLDPRPHDPDVVMWAGSLGPSGARHEVIHIGGAGLTDEAARLACVGEAIERFHTAPLPRDHGVEASFDDWPLAESAVDPEHWVLFLPEQYPMAGFPFLPFSGRTRCHWQAFREAATGRALWVPEDLAYLHPRPGGHHAIAAMTSTGLSAGTNPDQVLLRGVQEVIERDAVMGAWWERYPLEEHALRDVLGSFEPGIAERFSRPNLDYRFYRVRSPFSDNVTIVTVSGEDHEGFVFSAGAACRERLRDSFLKAMTEAVQGRHYARWVTGTDSEKTPDRLPESFAEHALYYTRHPETLSRTALARARPAPPASEVAFEHEGMPQLLDRLGADHPVLFRHATPALALGAAGGFIVLKVLVVGLQPLHGDHRLAHLGGSLWAPRSLSDWASVPPHPFA; encoded by the coding sequence ATGACGGCCGAGCGCGCCTGGTACGAGAGCCGCTACTCGGGCCTGTTCACGGCCTTTGGTCCACTCGACCCCCGACCGCACGATCCGGATGTGGTCATGTGGGCGGGTTCCCTCGGCCCGTCTGGCGCGCGTCACGAGGTCATCCACATCGGTGGCGCTGGCCTGACCGACGAGGCCGCTCGACTCGCGTGCGTCGGCGAGGCCATCGAGCGCTTTCACACCGCGCCGCTCCCGCGCGATCACGGTGTCGAGGCCAGCTTCGATGACTGGCCTCTCGCCGAGTCGGCGGTGGATCCCGAACACTGGGTGTTGTTTCTGCCAGAGCAGTACCCAATGGCTGGTTTTCCGTTCCTGCCGTTCTCGGGGCGCACACGCTGTCACTGGCAGGCATTTCGTGAAGCTGCGACCGGCCGTGCGCTGTGGGTTCCAGAAGACCTCGCCTACCTGCATCCACGCCCGGGTGGGCATCACGCCATCGCCGCGATGACCTCGACGGGCCTTTCGGCTGGCACAAATCCGGACCAGGTGCTCTTGCGCGGTGTACAAGAGGTCATCGAGCGCGACGCGGTGATGGGCGCGTGGTGGGAGCGGTATCCGCTCGAAGAGCACGCCCTGCGCGACGTGCTTGGCAGCTTCGAGCCCGGGATCGCCGAGCGCTTTTCGCGGCCCAACCTCGACTACCGCTTCTACCGCGTGCGCTCGCCGTTCAGTGACAACGTGACGATCGTGACGGTGTCCGGTGAAGACCACGAGGGCTTCGTGTTCAGCGCGGGGGCCGCCTGCCGCGAGCGGCTGAGGGACAGCTTCCTCAAAGCCATGACCGAGGCCGTACAAGGCAGGCACTACGCGCGCTGGGTCACCGGTACTGACTCGGAGAAGACGCCGGATCGCTTGCCAGAGAGCTTCGCCGAACACGCGCTCTATTACACCCGGCACCCCGAGACTCTCTCCCGGACCGCGCTCGCGCGTGCGCGGCCCGCACCGCCGGCATCCGAGGTAGCGTTCGAACACGAAGGCATGCCGCAGCTCCTCGATCGGCTCGGCGCCGACCACCCGGTGTTGTTCCGCCACGCCACGCCGGCCTTGGCCCTGGGGGCGGCGGGCGGATTCATCGTGCTCAAGGTGCTGGTCGTCGGCCTGCAACCACTGCACGGGGATCACCGGCTTGCCCATCTGGGTGGATCGCTGTGGGCTCCGCGTTCACTCTCCGACTGGGCTAGCGTGCCCCCTCATCCCTTCGCGTGA
- a CDS encoding SRPBCC family protein has translation MTASASTGGPATGKRLAWFASAAMTFGVLLICLAFVRRGTAASGSAKNPSSVADGTLCQLFVDPAGNRPVRCAAVLDAKPEAVWRIVTDYARFGEIFDSKLWHVAVTTHSEDPDGRQHLVGRVIAPFAEYPFDVRIKHEVTPERSVASWDENDGAGNTTRGSWTVAPLDGGRTLLVYQQEVHAKRSPTFIINNLLLAQLGSAVLRVSQRVTPAGKP, from the coding sequence ATGACCGCCAGCGCATCAACAGGCGGGCCTGCGACGGGCAAGCGTTTGGCATGGTTTGCGTCGGCCGCGATGACGTTCGGGGTGCTGCTGATCTGCCTGGCCTTCGTGCGCCGCGGAACCGCTGCCAGTGGCTCTGCCAAGAATCCAAGCAGCGTGGCGGACGGAACCCTGTGCCAGCTGTTCGTCGACCCGGCTGGCAACCGACCCGTTCGTTGTGCGGCGGTGCTCGATGCCAAACCGGAAGCGGTGTGGCGGATCGTCACGGACTACGCGCGCTTCGGTGAGATCTTCGACTCGAAGCTCTGGCATGTCGCGGTGACCACGCACAGCGAGGACCCAGATGGCCGGCAGCATCTCGTTGGACGCGTCATTGCACCTTTCGCGGAGTACCCCTTCGACGTTCGCATCAAACACGAGGTGACGCCGGAACGCTCGGTTGCCTCGTGGGACGAGAACGACGGCGCGGGTAACACCACCCGTGGCAGCTGGACCGTCGCACCGCTCGACGGGGGGCGCACCCTGCTCGTGTATCAGCAGGAAGTACACGCGAAGCGGTCCCCCACGTTCATCATCAACAATCTGCTGTTGGCGCAGCTCGGCAGCGCAGTGCTTCGAGTCAGTCAGCGCGTCACACCCGCCGGCAAACCCTGA
- a CDS encoding SDR family oxidoreductase: MVERSFKDSVMVVTGAAGGIGRAIVERFARDGARIAALDRDREGLAQLEAAFEGRGIELLALPADITSPGECQDAARQILARFGRVDVLVNNAGVVHRSSFRDTELEVFRRVMEVNFFGSLTVTKALLDPLLESRGLIIVVSSIAGLSPLYGRSGYSASKHALHGLFESLRSELSDTGVEVLMVCPSFTRTAFEQRAFGAHGEAVLRGRSRVGTEASPDDVADAIYEAARRRQRLLVLSPVGKLAVWLSRLTPALHQRLMVKQLSDELNKS, translated from the coding sequence ATGGTGGAGCGGAGTTTCAAGGACAGCGTGATGGTCGTCACCGGCGCGGCCGGGGGGATCGGTCGGGCCATCGTGGAGCGTTTTGCCCGCGATGGAGCGCGCATTGCGGCGCTGGATCGCGACCGTGAGGGGCTGGCCCAGCTCGAAGCCGCCTTCGAGGGCCGCGGCATCGAGCTTCTGGCGCTGCCTGCGGACATCACCAGTCCCGGGGAGTGTCAGGACGCCGCTCGGCAGATCCTCGCGCGGTTCGGCCGCGTCGACGTGCTGGTGAACAACGCCGGGGTCGTGCACCGTTCGAGCTTTCGTGACACCGAGCTCGAGGTCTTCCGACGCGTGATGGAGGTGAACTTCTTCGGCTCGCTGACGGTGACCAAGGCCCTGCTCGACCCCCTGCTCGAGAGCCGAGGTTTGATCATCGTCGTGTCGAGCATCGCCGGGTTGTCGCCGCTCTACGGGCGGAGCGGTTATTCGGCCAGCAAACACGCGCTCCACGGACTGTTCGAGTCCTTGCGCTCCGAGCTGTCCGACACGGGAGTCGAGGTGCTCATGGTCTGCCCTTCGTTCACGCGCACGGCGTTCGAGCAGCGCGCGTTCGGCGCCCACGGAGAGGCGGTGCTGCGCGGTCGCTCACGGGTTGGGACCGAGGCCTCGCCAGACGACGTTGCCGACGCGATCTACGAGGCGGCCCGTCGCCGACAGCGGCTGTTGGTGCTGTCGCCCGTGGGCAAGCTGGCGGTGTGGCTCTCGCGCCTCACGCCGGCCCTGCACCAGCGCTTGATGGTGAAGCAGCTCAGCGACGAGCTCAACAAGAGCTAG